The Musa acuminata AAA Group cultivar baxijiao unplaced genomic scaffold, Cavendish_Baxijiao_AAA HiC_scaffold_641, whole genome shotgun sequence genome includes a region encoding these proteins:
- the LOC103992605 gene encoding BTB/POZ domain-containing protein At1g21780 isoform X2, giving the protein MSAGVGNPNDSKVETIARLAQWRIESFGPCSYRRSDAFKLGIWSWYLSVEKNRYMHIRLFPEPCRVSKEQLPVARFVVRVFSPCPGRRSYVSPVYEKLLRTSEDFVWVTDFNSPGCFIVDVEFLDLKIAPLHGGDPSSIWSNGRMPQTLSSKNTIRCLSRMLEEGIHADVTIKTSNGLLKAHKAVLAASSPVFESMFLHNLREKESSMIVVEDMSLEACLALLCYMYGTIVQDQFWKHRLALLSAADKYDIGDLKDCCEESLSEDISSDNVLERLHEGVDVGDVPRSPYCLEACMTMDLLF; this is encoded by the exons ATGAGCGCCGGAGTGGGAAACCCTAACGATTCGAAGGTGGAAACGATCGCGAGGCTGGCGCAGTGGAGGATCGAGAGCTTTGGCCCTTGCTCCTACCGCCGCTCGGATGCCTTCAAGCTCGGCATCTGGAGCTG GTACCTCTCGGTCGAGAAGAATCGGTACATGCACATCCGGCTCTTCCCGGAGCCCTGCCGGGTCTCAAAGGAGCAGCTCCCCGTCGCTCGATTTGTGGTTCGGGTCTTCTCCCCTTGTCCTGGCCGCCGATCCTATGTGTCGCCTG TTTATGAGAAGCTTCTCCGTACCAGTGAAGACTTTGTATGGGTCACTGATTTTAATTCTCCTGGATGCTTCATAGTTGATGTGGAGTTTCTGGACTTGAAGATAGCTCCATTGCAC GGTGGAGATCCTTCTTCAATCTGGTCTAACGGACGGATGCCGCAGACActttcaagcaaaaacactatccgaTGCCTCTCTCGAATGCTCGAGGAGGGTATCCATGCTGATGTTACCATCAAAACTTCAAACGGTCTCCTGAAGGCCCACAAAGCAGTTCTTGCCGCAAGCTCTCCTGTTTTCGAGAGCATGTTCCTGCACAATCTCAGGGAGAAAGAGTCATCGATGATCGTTGTAGAGGACATGTCGCTGGAGGCTTGCTTGGCACTTCTTTGTTACATGTATGGCACAATAGTACAGGATCAATTCTGGAAGCATAGACTTGCGTTGCTCAGCGCGGCGGACAAGTACGACATCGGCGACCTCAAAGACTGCTGTGAGGAGAGCCTCTCGGAGGACATCAGCTCTGACAATGTcctcgagaggcttcatgag GGAGTTGATGTTGGAGATGTTCCAAGAAGCCCTTACTGCTTGGAAGCCTGCATGACCATGGACTTACTGTTCTGA
- the LOC103992605 gene encoding BTB/POZ domain-containing protein At1g21780 isoform X1 has product MSAGVGNPNDSKVETIARLAQWRIESFGPCSYRRSDAFKLGIWSWYLSVEKNRYMHIRLFPEPCRVSKEQLPVARFVVRVFSPCPGRRSYVSPVYEKLLRTSEDFVWVTDFNSPGCFIVDVEFLDLKIAPLHGGDPSSIWSNGRMPQTLSSKNTIRCLSRMLEEGIHADVTIKTSNGLLKAHKAVLAASSPVFESMFLHNLREKESSMIVVEDMSLEACLALLCYMYGTIVQDQFWKHRLALLSAADKYDIGDLKDCCEESLSEDISSDNVLERLHEAWLYQLNKLKKGCLTYLFDFGKIYDVKDELNAFFRHADRELMLEMFQEALTAWKPA; this is encoded by the exons ATGAGCGCCGGAGTGGGAAACCCTAACGATTCGAAGGTGGAAACGATCGCGAGGCTGGCGCAGTGGAGGATCGAGAGCTTTGGCCCTTGCTCCTACCGCCGCTCGGATGCCTTCAAGCTCGGCATCTGGAGCTG GTACCTCTCGGTCGAGAAGAATCGGTACATGCACATCCGGCTCTTCCCGGAGCCCTGCCGGGTCTCAAAGGAGCAGCTCCCCGTCGCTCGATTTGTGGTTCGGGTCTTCTCCCCTTGTCCTGGCCGCCGATCCTATGTGTCGCCTG TTTATGAGAAGCTTCTCCGTACCAGTGAAGACTTTGTATGGGTCACTGATTTTAATTCTCCTGGATGCTTCATAGTTGATGTGGAGTTTCTGGACTTGAAGATAGCTCCATTGCAC GGTGGAGATCCTTCTTCAATCTGGTCTAACGGACGGATGCCGCAGACActttcaagcaaaaacactatccgaTGCCTCTCTCGAATGCTCGAGGAGGGTATCCATGCTGATGTTACCATCAAAACTTCAAACGGTCTCCTGAAGGCCCACAAAGCAGTTCTTGCCGCAAGCTCTCCTGTTTTCGAGAGCATGTTCCTGCACAATCTCAGGGAGAAAGAGTCATCGATGATCGTTGTAGAGGACATGTCGCTGGAGGCTTGCTTGGCACTTCTTTGTTACATGTATGGCACAATAGTACAGGATCAATTCTGGAAGCATAGACTTGCGTTGCTCAGCGCGGCGGACAAGTACGACATCGGCGACCTCAAAGACTGCTGTGAGGAGAGCCTCTCGGAGGACATCAGCTCTGACAATGTcctcgagaggcttcatgaggcaTGGCTCTATCAACTTAACAAGCTGAAAAAGGGATGTCTGACATACTTGTTTGATTTTGGCAAGATATATGATGTGAAAGACGAATTAAATGCCTTTTTCCGCCATGCTGATAGGGAGTTGATGTTGGAGATGTTCCAAGAAGCCCTTACTGCTTGGAAGCCTGCATGA